A window of the Microbacterium sp. LWH13-1.2 genome harbors these coding sequences:
- a CDS encoding GNAT family N-acetyltransferase — MSEHENSDSAAHPDEVSFLQDGIADLRNDSLRDADLPSADADFEMVVHRDDVRHHYSARLEELEVAAIEFKQMGNRVVILATTVVPEFRGRGIAVELIAYALDDVRDRGMHVTVYCPLVSAFINQSPEYADLVDPEHPGRTSSERLFTKRTTS; from the coding sequence ATGAGTGAACACGAGAACTCCGATTCCGCTGCCCACCCTGATGAGGTCAGTTTCCTCCAGGATGGCATCGCCGACCTTCGCAATGACAGTCTCCGCGACGCTGACCTTCCGTCGGCGGACGCAGATTTCGAGATGGTCGTGCATCGCGATGATGTCCGGCATCACTACTCTGCCAGACTCGAGGAGCTCGAGGTGGCGGCCATCGAGTTCAAACAGATGGGCAACCGGGTCGTGATTCTTGCGACCACTGTCGTCCCAGAGTTTCGTGGGCGAGGCATCGCTGTGGAACTCATCGCTTACGCCCTCGACGACGTGCGCGATCGCGGCATGCACGTCACCGTGTACTGCCCTCTCGTTTCCGCCTTCATCAACCAGAGCCCGGAATATGCGGACCTGGTCGATCCGGAGCATCCGGGACGAACATCCAGCGAACGGCTCTTCACCAAAAGGACCACATCATGA